The following coding sequences are from one Nicotiana tomentosiformis chromosome 3, ASM39032v3, whole genome shotgun sequence window:
- the LOC104115578 gene encoding PHD finger protein ALFIN-LIKE 2-like, which produces MASNSSSHSPRTVEEIFKDFSARHAAVLRALTADVEEFFSQCDPERDNLCLYGHSNETWEVAVPAEEVPPELPEPVLGINFARDGMERRDWLSLVAMHTDSWLLSVAFYFGARLNRNERSRLFTLINDLPTVFEVVTGRKPLKDKPSVDSGKKSKNNTKREKQVKANQRLHEESDDEDEGNEDEHEETLCGSCGTNGNADEFWIGCDICERWYHGKCVKITPAKAQSIKEYRCPSCSNKKARPMG; this is translated from the exons ATGGCTTCCAACTCTTCCTCCCATAGCCCTCGCACCGTCGAAGAGATCTTCAAAGACTTCTCCGCCCGTCACGCCGCCGTCCTCCGTGCCCTCACTGCCG ATGTGGAGGAATTTTTCTCACAGTGCGATCCAGAGAGAGACAATTTGTGTTTGTATGGACATTCAAATGAGACTTGGGAAGTTGCAGTGCCAGCGGAGGAAGTTCCGCCAGAGTTACCGGAGCCGGTGTTAGGTATCAATTTTGCAAGGGATGGAATGGAGCGGAGAGACTGGTTGTCATTGGTTGCTATGCACACCGATTCGTGGCTGCTCTCTGTCGCTTTCTATTTCGGTGCTCGCCTTAATCGCAACGAAAG GAGTCGTCTGTTTACCCTGATAAATGATCTGCCAACTGTCTTTGAAGTCGTGACAGGGAGGAAGCCTTTGAAGGACAAACCTAGTGTTGATAGTGGAAAGAAATCAAAGAATAACACAAAG AGAGAAAAACAAGTTAAAGCAAATCAAAGGCTACATGAGGAGAGTGATGATGAGGATGAAGGGAATGAAGACGAGCATGAAGAAACTCTATGTGGAAGTTGTGGAACAAATGGCAACGCAGATGAGTTCTGGATTGGCTGTGATATTTGTGAAAGGTGGTATCATGGCAAGTGCGTGAAAATAACGCCTGCAAAGGCTCAAAGTATCAAGGAATACAGATGTCCCTCTTGCAGCAATAAAAAGGCAAGACCTATGGGTTGA